In the genome of Deltaproteobacteria bacterium, the window TCACCTTGTTCTCCATCGGCATGGGATTGACATTCAGCCTCTTTTTCATCGCCCTTGGCGAAGGCGTCTACGACCAGATGATCGATCAGATCGTGCGAATGCAGGCCGGTCATATCACTCTGCAACATCCGAAATACCGGGATGCCCCGTCCGTGGATCAATGGATAGAGATTCCACAAGAATTGCGCCGCGAGATCGAAAGATGGCCAGAGGTGGAGAGCACCAAGATGCTCGTCCTGGGACAGGGAATCGCCAAAACAGGATCCGGCAATGTGGCGGCAGCCATCATGGGGGTAGAGCCCGGTGTGGAGCGTCAAAGTTCTCCCCTGGCAAAGAACCTGGTGGAGGGGGCCTATCTCCAGGAAAAAGATAAGTCTCTGGTTGTGCTGGGTTTGGAGATGGCCGAACGGTTGCATCTGGGTTTAGGCAAAAAACTGGTGATTTCCACCAACGACGTCAACGGGATGCTCGTGGACCAGCTCTGCCGTGTGAAGGGGATTTACAGGACGGGCTCTGATGAGATGGATGCGTACGTGATCCAGGTGCCTATCACCTTTGCCCGTCGCCTTTTCAACATGCCTGAAAAGGGCGCGACCGAGATGGGTGTGATCCTGAAAAATCCCGGGTTTCAGGAAGCCGTGCTGAAAAAGATCCAGGCCAGAACCCGGGACCTGGGGGTCTCCGTGCTCACATGGCAGGAAGTCCTGCCCCAGGTCGCCTCTTACATCAGAATGGACAAGGGTTCCAACTGGGTTTTACAGGGAATCCT includes:
- a CDS encoding ABC transporter permease, whose translation is MVIRLAWRNIWRNRRRTIITLFSIGMGLTFSLFFIALGEGVYDQMIDQIVRMQAGHITLQHPKYRDAPSVDQWIEIPQELRREIERWPEVESTKMLVLGQGIAKTGSGNVAAAIMGVEPGVERQSSPLAKNLVEGAYLQEKDKSLVVLGLEMAERLHLGLGKKLVISTNDVNGMLVDQLCRVKGIYRTGSDEMDAYVIQVPITFARRLFNMPEKGATEMGVILKNPGFQEAVLKKIQARTRDLGVSVLTWQEVLPQVASYIRMDKGSNWVLQGILIFLILFTIFNTMLMSVLERKREFAMLLALGTAPGKLRLQVFMESVLLGFIGSCGGMLMGSLAVYLGHRYGINMSAIMGDSVNISGFAVSTKMHTKFSYGIILGTTAVVFGATVLLSLLPMRHATKLSIVENIK